Genomic segment of Aneurinibacillus sp. REN35:
CTTTTCATCTTACACCTCTATGAGCGACCTCTCTCAATATCCCGATGTGTTACACGAACATTGTATTGATCCTGGTAACGCTGACCTAAATACTCGGCAATAGCCACAGAACGATGCTTGCCTCCCGTACAACCAATGCCGATAACAAGCTGGGTTTTGCCCTCCTGCTGGTAATGCGGCAAGGTGAAATCAATAAAGTCCGCAAGCTTACCAAGGAATTCCTGCGAAACATCCCATTTAAATACATAATCGGAAACTTCACTATCTATTCCCGTTTTAGGTCGTAACGTTTCCACATAGTGCGGGTTAGGCAAAAAGCGAACATCGAAAACAAGATCCGCATCGATTGGAATACCAAATTTAAAACCAAATGATTGGACAATGACCGTTAAGTTCTGCCCCATCTGGCTAAAAACCTGGCTGATTTTTTCTTTCAATAAAACAGGCTTCAAATGCGTCGTATCAATCACTAAATTAGCAAGCCCTTTAAGCTCTTCAAGCAGTCGGCGCTCTGCCCGAATTCCATCAAGCGGAAGACCATCCGGTGCCAGTGGATGATTGCGGCGCGTTTCTTTATAGCGCTGTACTAAAGTCTGATCACTCGCATCAAGGAAAATAATCTGATACGTAATATTCTCCATCTCATGGACGCGTTCTAATGATTCAGCGAGCGAATCAAAAAACTCTCGGCCTCGCAGATCGATAACGAGCGCTACTTTATGAATACGTCCGCCGGATTGATCAATCAATTCCGCAAACTTCGGAATGAGAACCGGCGGCAGGTTATCTACACAAAAAAAGCCTAAATCCTCAAGCTTTTGGATGGCAACCGTCTTTCCTGCCCCGGACATGCCGGTAATAATCAGCAAGTTAATCTCATTCAGTTGTTTTTCCATTATTCTATTCACTTCCTACCCAAAAAGATATCCTTTACCGCAAACTGACTCTTTTCTTTATTAAAGCACATCCCTTCCCGCAATACAAAAAAGAAACGGCCTACGCACAAAAAAAAGAACGCAGACAGGTCCTGTCTGCGCCAATGTTTACTATTATAAAAGGGGTCAATTAATTACCTTTACTATACAGCTTCTACATTTCAACAATGTTACAGCGCTGTTAAAAGTTTATGACCTTTTACTGAGTAACCTTGGAACTTTCCTCCTGAATTTTTTCATTCAGTTCTTCTACATAATGCTGAGCAGACAGGGCTGCATCCGCACCGTCTCCTGTCGCCGTTACCACCTGACGGAGTGTTTTTTCCCGTACATCGCCGGCGGCAAAAATTCCGGCTACTCTTGTCGCCATACGCTCATCTGTTTCAATGTAGCCCGCTTGATTTGTAATGCCAAGATTTTTCACAGCATCTGTTAGCGGGTCCATCCCTACATAAATGAACGCGCCATCGGTCTTGAATTCTGATTCCTCTCCGGTTTTTCTGTTGCGGAGCAGTACAGATTTTACGACGCCATCCCCACGAATTTCTTTTACTTCCGTATCCCAAATAAACTCAATCTTTTCATTGTCAAATGCTCGCTTTTGCAGGATCTTCTGTGCACGAAGCTCATCGCGACGGTGGATTATCGTTACTTTTGTAGCAAAGCGTGTCAGAAATACGCCTTCTTCTACTGCAGAATCTCCTCCGCCTACGACAATAAGCTCTTTGCCGCGGAAAAATGCACCGTCACATACTGCGCAATAAGATACGCCGCGTCCGGAGAATTCCTTCTCACCCGGTACACCCAATTCACGATGTTCAGCGCCTGTCGTAATAATGACAGATTTCGCTTTGAATTCTTTGTCGCCTACTTTTACAGTTTTGTACGGATGACCGTCAACGATCTCTTTAATATCGCCATATTGGTATTGAGCACCGAATTTTTTAGCGTGCTCAAACATCTTCGTAGAAAGATCAGGACCAAGAATCGTCTCAAATCCAGGATAGTTCTCAATCTCTTCAGTATTCGCCATCTGTCCGCCTGGGATTCCGCGCTCAATCATTAGCGTACTCATATTGGCACGGGATGTATAGACAGCCGCCGTCATTCCAGCCGGACCGGCACCGGCAATGATTACGTCATAAATTTTTTCTTCGCTCATACTACTACCTCCTATGTCATACATATCTTTACCTCAAAAATGAGGGCTATACGCGAGGAATTTCCTTCATCGAATAATTTCGATTTAATGTCTTTATCATAAATCTAAATCGAAAAATTGTCTACCTTAACTATACACAAATATACCCCGGTATGTACCGGGGCTTTTTATTTTATTTATTTTTGTGAGCTTTACGAAAGAGAAGGCGGGCATACAGCAGCCAGCAGCTTATAATTACGCGACAGGGAAGCGATCGATACACCGTAGCGTGCCGCTACTTCTTCCTGCGTAACAGCATAATTGTGTCGTCTAGCAACCATATACTCTAGCGAAGCTGCCCATGCTTCCTGCTTGCGAATCATCGGAACGTTCGGATACACTTTTCCCAGATAATCCACCCAGAGTGCCTGTGCCTCCTGCTGTTCGATTACGTCATATCGCTCCTGCATATGGTTATTCAAGCATTCAGCCACCTGCTGCCATTTCTCCTGCCACACCGGCAGACTCGGATGCAGTTGAAAAGCAATCTTTCTGCGCCGCTCTTCAATAATCGCTTCATATGGTTCAGCAGCTCCCATCTTACGTAAAACAAAGATGGCAACCTTCTTTAAATAATCATCTTCTGCGGAGTTTAGAAGGAAGGAGCGCAATGCATCTTCTACTTCTTTATCCGCAATATGCTCAAACGCCTGAATTACTTGCAATTTGCTTTCCTTGTCTCCAAAACGAAGCGCCCACAATAGAGAAGAGCGAAGAAGCGGATTATTCTTCATCGCTTGATTGATTTCCATAGACGGATCTTCCATGAATTCAAATGAAAAACTATCTAATTGCGGAACTTGATAGTGATAAGAAGCTTTGGCAATC
This window contains:
- the rapZ gene encoding RNase adapter RapZ translates to MEKQLNEINLLIITGMSGAGKTVAIQKLEDLGFFCVDNLPPVLIPKFAELIDQSGGRIHKVALVIDLRGREFFDSLAESLERVHEMENITYQIIFLDASDQTLVQRYKETRRNHPLAPDGLPLDGIRAERRLLEELKGLANLVIDTTHLKPVLLKEKISQVFSQMGQNLTVIVQSFGFKFGIPIDADLVFDVRFLPNPHYVETLRPKTGIDSEVSDYVFKWDVSQEFLGKLADFIDFTLPHYQQEGKTQLVIGIGCTGGKHRSVAIAEYLGQRYQDQYNVRVTHRDIERGRS
- the trxB gene encoding thioredoxin-disulfide reductase, with the translated sequence MSEEKIYDVIIAGAGPAGMTAAVYTSRANMSTLMIERGIPGGQMANTEEIENYPGFETILGPDLSTKMFEHAKKFGAQYQYGDIKEIVDGHPYKTVKVGDKEFKAKSVIITTGAEHRELGVPGEKEFSGRGVSYCAVCDGAFFRGKELIVVGGGDSAVEEGVFLTRFATKVTIIHRRDELRAQKILQKRAFDNEKIEFIWDTEVKEIRGDGVVKSVLLRNRKTGEESEFKTDGAFIYVGMDPLTDAVKNLGITNQAGYIETDERMATRVAGIFAAGDVREKTLRQVVTATGDGADAALSAQHYVEELNEKIQEESSKVTQ